In Synechococcus sp. KORDI-100, a single window of DNA contains:
- the rpaB gene encoding response regulator transcription factor RpaB translates to MTTTAPSKETILVVDDEASIRRILETRLSMIGYNVVTACDGTEALELFQNCVPDLVVLDVMMPKLDGYGVCQELRKESDVPIVMLTALGDVADRITGLELGADDYVVKPFSPKELEARIRCVLRRVEKEQVAGIPNSGVIQVSDLRIDTNKRQVFRGDERIRLTGMEFSLLELLVSRSGEPFNRGEILKEVWGYTPERHVDTRVVDVHISRLRSKLEDDPANPELILTARGTGYLFQRIVDSVASEGS, encoded by the coding sequence ATGACCACCACGGCTCCCTCTAAGGAAACAATCCTCGTGGTCGATGACGAGGCCTCGATCCGACGGATTTTGGAAACGAGGCTCTCGATGATCGGATACAACGTCGTCACCGCTTGCGACGGCACCGAAGCCCTGGAGCTGTTCCAGAACTGCGTTCCCGACCTGGTGGTCCTGGACGTGATGATGCCGAAACTCGACGGCTACGGCGTCTGCCAGGAGCTGCGCAAGGAATCGGATGTTCCGATCGTGATGCTCACCGCCCTTGGTGACGTGGCTGACCGGATCACTGGCCTGGAGCTCGGCGCCGACGATTACGTCGTGAAACCCTTCAGTCCGAAGGAGCTGGAAGCCCGGATTCGCTGCGTGCTTCGCCGGGTGGAGAAGGAGCAGGTGGCCGGAATCCCCAACTCGGGCGTGATTCAGGTCTCCGATCTGCGCATCGACACCAACAAGCGCCAGGTGTTCCGTGGTGATGAACGGATCCGACTCACCGGCATGGAGTTCAGCCTTCTCGAACTCCTGGTGAGCCGATCAGGCGAGCCCTTCAATCGCGGCGAGATTCTCAAGGAAGTGTGGGGGTACACGCCGGAACGACATGTCGATACCCGCGTGGTCGATGTTCATATTTCACGTCTTCGCTCCAAACTGGAAGACGATCCGGCCAACCCCGAGCTGATCCTCACAGCCCGCGGCACCGGTTATCTGTTCCAGCGCATCGTCGACTCCGTTGCCTCCGAAGGGTCCTGA
- the plsX gene encoding phosphate acyltransferase PlsX — translation MPPKGPESSPADWSRSKSSRPRAIRRLVIWYRRNATVTTLVDSATSSASAAGNVAGTMVSGAGTVASSVLQPLVFDPLRRLQGGSIDTIEERDRLWVAVDGMGGDNAPGSILEGCLQAIERLPLKIKFIGEHDRVLAAARTLQLSDQLKAAIDNGHLELVASGPSIGMDEEATAVRRKRDASINVAMDLVKKGQALASYSAGNSGAVMASAIFRLGRLKGIDRPAIGALFPTKDPGQPVLVLDVGANMDCKPAYLHQFALLGNIYSRDVLQVRRPRIGLLNIGEEECKGNDLALRSFELLRDEQRLHFAGNCEGRDVLSGEFDVVVCDGFTGNVLLKFLESAGSVLLGVLRAELPRGRRGKVGSAFLRSNLKRIKKRLDHAEHGGALLLGVNGICVIGHGSSKSLSVVSALRLAHSAASHGVMDDLAELQSCCG, via the coding sequence TTGCCTCCGAAGGGTCCTGAAAGCTCCCCGGCCGACTGGTCGCGGAGCAAAAGCAGCCGTCCACGGGCCATTCGCCGCCTGGTGATCTGGTACCGGCGTAATGCCACCGTGACCACCCTTGTCGACAGCGCCACCAGCTCCGCCAGCGCCGCCGGCAATGTGGCCGGAACGATGGTGTCGGGCGCCGGGACCGTTGCGAGCAGCGTTCTGCAGCCCTTGGTGTTTGATCCCCTGCGACGGCTGCAGGGCGGCAGCATTGACACCATCGAAGAACGCGACAGGCTCTGGGTTGCCGTTGACGGCATGGGTGGGGACAATGCGCCGGGTTCGATCCTGGAAGGCTGCCTGCAGGCGATCGAGCGGCTGCCACTGAAGATCAAATTCATCGGCGAACACGATCGGGTCCTGGCCGCCGCCAGGACACTGCAACTGAGCGACCAGCTCAAGGCAGCGATTGACAACGGTCATCTGGAGCTGGTGGCCAGCGGTCCCTCGATCGGGATGGATGAGGAGGCGACAGCCGTGCGGCGCAAGCGCGACGCCAGCATCAACGTCGCCATGGACCTGGTGAAGAAGGGCCAGGCTCTGGCGAGTTATTCAGCTGGGAACTCAGGAGCCGTGATGGCATCAGCCATCTTTCGACTGGGCCGGCTCAAGGGAATCGATCGTCCAGCCATCGGGGCCCTGTTCCCGACCAAGGATCCCGGTCAACCGGTGCTGGTGCTGGATGTGGGGGCCAACATGGATTGCAAGCCCGCCTACCTGCATCAGTTCGCATTGCTTGGGAACATCTACAGCCGTGATGTCCTGCAGGTTCGTCGCCCCCGCATCGGCCTGCTCAACATCGGTGAGGAGGAGTGCAAGGGAAATGACCTGGCTCTCCGCAGCTTTGAACTCCTGCGTGACGAACAACGTTTGCATTTCGCCGGGAACTGCGAAGGCAGGGATGTGCTGTCCGGAGAGTTTGATGTCGTCGTCTGCGACGGATTCACCGGCAATGTTCTGCTCAAGTTTCTCGAATCCGCAGGCAGCGTGCTGCTCGGCGTCTTGAGGGCTGAGCTTCCCCGTGGACGTCGAGGCAAGGTGGGCTCGGCATTCCTGCGAAGCAATCTCAAGCGCATCAAGAAGCGACTGGACCATGCCGAGCATGGAGGAGCTCTGCTGCTCGGGGTCAATGGCATCTGCGTCATCGGCCACGGCAGCAGCAAATCCCTGTCGGTTGTCAGCGCTCTGCGGCTGGCCCATTCCGCCGCCAGTCATGGCGTCATGGACGACTTGGCGGAATTGCAGAGTTGCTGTGGTTGA
- a CDS encoding beta-ketoacyl-ACP synthase III, giving the protein MVAQPFRSAGVLLRGCGSATPSRSISNADLGQRVDTSDSWIRSRTGITARRVIGPSESLIDLCASAASGALAMADWEAGSLDLILLATSTPDDLFGSAPRLQSRLGADHAVAFDLTAACSGFLFAVITAAQYLRSGAMRRILVVGADQLSRWVDWDDRRSCVLFGDAAGALVMEASPDDRDDLNGFLMRSDGRRGDVLQLPQIDKRAPLVGDASHQQGGFQPIQMNGQEVYKFAVREVPGILDELLQQAELGADQLDWLLLHQANQRILDAVAERFAIPPAKVLSNLASYGNTSAATIPLMLDEAVRDGRIQAGHRIASSGFGAGLSWGAALLRWSGPA; this is encoded by the coding sequence TTGGTTGCGCAGCCGTTCAGGTCCGCTGGTGTGCTGCTCAGGGGCTGCGGCAGCGCCACCCCGTCCCGTTCGATCAGCAACGCTGACCTTGGGCAACGGGTCGACACAAGCGACAGCTGGATCCGCAGCCGCACGGGAATCACAGCACGCCGTGTGATCGGACCATCGGAATCGCTGATCGACCTTTGCGCTTCGGCTGCGTCCGGCGCCTTGGCCATGGCGGACTGGGAGGCCGGCAGCCTCGACCTCATCCTGCTGGCCACCTCAACGCCGGACGACCTGTTCGGATCAGCGCCACGTCTGCAGAGTCGTCTCGGTGCGGATCACGCCGTTGCCTTCGACCTCACGGCGGCCTGCAGTGGCTTCCTGTTTGCGGTCATCACCGCTGCTCAGTACCTGCGCAGCGGGGCCATGCGGAGGATCCTGGTGGTTGGTGCTGACCAGCTGAGCCGTTGGGTGGACTGGGATGACCGCCGCTCCTGCGTTCTGTTCGGAGATGCGGCAGGTGCTCTGGTGATGGAAGCCTCCCCGGATGACCGTGACGACCTCAACGGCTTCCTGATGCGCTCCGACGGCCGCCGTGGCGATGTGCTGCAGCTGCCGCAGATCGACAAGCGGGCTCCCCTGGTTGGGGATGCGAGTCACCAGCAGGGTGGATTTCAACCGATTCAGATGAACGGCCAGGAGGTCTACAAATTCGCAGTTCGCGAAGTTCCTGGAATCCTGGACGAGCTCCTCCAACAAGCCGAGCTGGGAGCGGATCAGCTGGACTGGCTGCTGTTGCATCAGGCCAATCAGCGTATTCTCGATGCTGTCGCTGAACGGTTCGCCATCCCGCCAGCCAAGGTTCTCAGCAACTTGGCGAGCTACGGCAACACCTCAGCGGCGACGATTCCTCTGATGCTCGATGAAGCGGTGCGGGACGGTCGCATCCAGGCTGGCCATCGAATCGCCAGCAGTGGTTTCGGAGCTGGCCTGAGCTGGGGTGCTGCTCTGTTGCGTTGGAGCGGGCCGGCGTAA
- the fabD gene encoding ACP S-malonyltransferase, with the protein MTIAWVFPGQGSQKVGMADPLIELPGADERFQIASEVLGRDLLAICRGEAGDAELSDLNDTRNTQPALFVTESLLVDSLIAQGREAELLAGHSLGELVALYAAGVFDLETGLNLMKTRSELMAKAGGGAMTAVIGFDRSELTERVAASEGVHIANDNSDAQVVLSGQPDALESVCTNLRCKRAIPLAVSGAFHSPYMQDAADRFAGELDRVVFQDARVPILSNSDPTPSRSGEELKQRLKQQMTSGVRWRETMRRFQDADIQTLVEIGPGNVLSGLAKRSTTGITLAQIAGAADLGL; encoded by the coding sequence ATGACGATCGCCTGGGTGTTCCCTGGTCAGGGATCTCAGAAGGTGGGGATGGCAGACCCGCTGATCGAGCTGCCAGGAGCAGACGAACGTTTCCAAATCGCCTCCGAGGTCCTGGGCAGGGACCTGCTGGCCATCTGCCGTGGAGAAGCCGGCGACGCTGAACTCAGCGATCTCAACGACACCCGCAACACCCAGCCGGCCCTGTTCGTCACGGAATCGCTGTTGGTGGACAGCCTGATCGCCCAGGGACGCGAGGCGGAGCTTCTGGCGGGTCACAGCCTCGGAGAGCTGGTGGCTCTTTATGCAGCCGGAGTCTTTGATCTGGAAACGGGTCTGAACCTGATGAAAACCCGCTCTGAACTGATGGCCAAGGCCGGTGGTGGTGCCATGACGGCCGTGATCGGTTTCGATCGGAGTGAGCTGACCGAACGCGTGGCCGCCAGCGAAGGTGTTCACATCGCCAATGACAACAGCGATGCGCAGGTTGTTCTCTCCGGCCAACCCGATGCCCTGGAGAGCGTCTGCACAAACCTGCGCTGCAAACGGGCCATTCCCCTGGCGGTTTCCGGAGCCTTCCACTCCCCATATATGCAGGATGCGGCAGATCGCTTTGCCGGGGAACTGGATCGCGTCGTCTTCCAGGACGCCCGGGTTCCGATCCTAAGCAACAGTGATCCAACGCCAAGCCGCAGCGGAGAGGAGCTGAAACAGCGTTTGAAGCAGCAGATGACCAGCGGCGTCCGTTGGCGCGAAACGATGCGACGCTTCCAGGACGCTGACATCCAGACACTGGTGGAGATCGGACCTGGCAACGTGCTGAGTGGCCTGGCCAAACGCTCGACGACGGGCATCACCCTCGCGCAGATCGCGGGTGCGGCGGACCTGGGGCTGTGA
- a CDS encoding 1-acyl-sn-glycerol-3-phosphate acyltransferase, which translates to MSGTRSALVTKTPKPSLTYQLVSSLLVFPVFRGLFRGSCRGHEHVPREGPLVVVANHGSHLDPPLLGHALGRPVAFMAKAELFEVPILGSIIRACGAYPVRRGASDRDAIRTATAKLEEGWATGVFLDGTRQADGRVNQPLPGAALLAARSGAPLLPVAILNSHRALGSGHSLPRLVPIQLRIGEPVPAPSGRRRADLDATTAELQRRINSLLDQGLLRP; encoded by the coding sequence GTGAGCGGGACGCGTTCTGCCCTGGTCACCAAGACCCCGAAACCGAGCCTCACCTACCAGCTGGTGAGCAGCCTGCTGGTGTTCCCGGTCTTCCGGGGGCTGTTCCGTGGCTCCTGCAGAGGTCATGAGCATGTGCCGCGTGAGGGACCGCTTGTGGTGGTGGCCAACCATGGATCCCACCTCGACCCACCGCTGCTGGGCCATGCCCTCGGCAGGCCGGTGGCCTTCATGGCCAAGGCTGAACTGTTCGAGGTGCCCATCCTCGGCTCGATCATTCGTGCCTGCGGCGCTTACCCCGTACGCCGAGGCGCGAGCGACCGGGACGCGATCCGCACCGCAACGGCCAAGCTGGAGGAGGGCTGGGCCACCGGCGTGTTCCTCGATGGCACGCGCCAGGCAGATGGTCGGGTGAATCAGCCTCTGCCGGGGGCAGCCCTGCTGGCAGCCCGCTCCGGTGCACCGCTGCTGCCCGTCGCCATCCTCAACAGCCACCGTGCACTGGGGTCGGGGCACTCCCTGCCTCGCCTGGTCCCGATCCAGCTGCGGATCGGCGAACCCGTGCCCGCACCAAGCGGCCGTCGCCGAGCCGATCTCGATGCCACCACTGCAGAACTGCAACGGCGGATCAATTCCCTTCTGGATCAGGGGTTGCTGCGTCCTTGA
- a CDS encoding YdcF family protein, which produces MAGVRTGVLLGGGLMVWMVSAGPLAPYRQALLDRSAPQLVLVLGGDVDRERMGAKLAGELDLPLLISGGSNREYATWLVQEEGLAPQRVQLDYRAQDTLGNFTSLVDELQQREIRHVLLVTSADHLPRSMAVGQVVAGSRGIHLTGVPVDCQPSCQEEGWIKRWGDWLRAVTWVITGRDLKDAATPDPEGN; this is translated from the coding sequence ATGGCAGGTGTGCGAACCGGTGTGCTTCTGGGCGGTGGGCTGATGGTCTGGATGGTGAGTGCGGGCCCGTTGGCGCCCTATCGCCAGGCCTTGCTGGATCGCAGTGCACCGCAGCTGGTGCTGGTTCTCGGTGGTGATGTGGACCGGGAGCGGATGGGAGCCAAACTCGCCGGGGAGCTGGATCTGCCCCTGCTGATCAGTGGCGGTAGCAATCGGGAGTACGCCACCTGGCTGGTCCAGGAGGAGGGGCTCGCACCTCAACGGGTCCAGCTCGACTACAGGGCCCAGGACACGCTCGGCAATTTCACATCCCTGGTGGATGAGCTGCAGCAGCGTGAGATTCGTCATGTGCTGCTTGTGACCAGTGCCGACCACCTCCCTCGATCGATGGCGGTTGGTCAGGTGGTGGCCGGTAGCCGCGGCATCCATCTCACAGGGGTCCCCGTGGACTGCCAGCCGAGCTGTCAGGAGGAGGGTTGGATCAAACGCTGGGGGGATTGGTTGCGGGCGGTGACCTGGGTGATCACCGGTCGTGACCTCAAGGACGCAGCAACCCCTGATCCAGAAGGGAATTGA
- the tsaB gene encoding tRNA (adenosine(37)-N6)-threonylcarbamoyltransferase complex dimerization subunit type 1 TsaB yields MSDPSLLLALHSSTERFGVAVLDPTVLDPTVLDATVLDPKVGDPSHGHATLGPAPLGPTPLGHEPRWAVFEDGRALSNTLLRRVESVLPAPRWSGLQGLAVATGPGGFTGTRLTVVMARTLAQQLGVPLLGVSSFALMAARLADRLLARPDAGEGFWITRELPSRGVVGGFYRVNQGVVEELEPPHLLQPGRSLGTMVLEADDNVEADVIRLLNELQAALACGRSCPWQSVLPIYPTSPVGVV; encoded by the coding sequence ATGAGCGACCCTTCCCTGCTGTTGGCCCTGCACAGTTCAACCGAACGGTTCGGCGTGGCTGTTCTCGATCCAACGGTTCTTGACCCCACGGTTCTCGATGCCACGGTTCTCGATCCCAAAGTTGGCGATCCTTCGCATGGCCATGCAACGCTTGGCCCTGCACCGCTTGGACCTACACCGCTTGGCCATGAACCGCGGTGGGCTGTCTTTGAGGACGGTCGTGCCCTTTCCAACACGCTGTTGAGGCGGGTCGAATCCGTCCTGCCGGCGCCCCGTTGGTCTGGACTGCAGGGGCTTGCTGTGGCAACCGGCCCTGGTGGCTTCACCGGGACCAGGCTCACGGTTGTGATGGCACGCACGCTGGCCCAGCAGCTGGGAGTGCCACTTCTGGGCGTCAGCAGTTTCGCTCTGATGGCCGCGCGTCTTGCCGATCGACTACTTGCTCGGCCCGATGCCGGTGAAGGCTTCTGGATCACCCGGGAGCTTCCCAGTCGTGGTGTTGTTGGTGGTTTCTATCGGGTGAACCAAGGCGTTGTTGAGGAGCTTGAACCGCCCCATCTGCTTCAACCGGGTCGCTCTCTCGGCACGATGGTGCTGGAAGCGGATGACAACGTCGAAGCGGACGTGATCCGCTTGCTGAACGAGCTGCAGGCAGCCCTCGCCTGCGGTCGGTCCTGTCCCTGGCAGAGCGTGTTGCCGATTTATCCCACCTCGCCTGTGGGAGTGGTGTGA
- a CDS encoding Ycf34 family protein, with the protein MCICVDCRWVDRCQAYHAVERQHGAVHLNESPDFQPASPRIHVSVMDLPDGGAGIEWDVRGCESFSSDPGRWLRLRPGETVPG; encoded by the coding sequence ATGTGCATCTGCGTGGACTGCCGCTGGGTTGACCGCTGCCAGGCCTATCACGCGGTTGAGCGCCAGCATGGGGCCGTCCATCTCAACGAGTCGCCTGATTTTCAGCCTGCCTCCCCTCGGATTCACGTGTCCGTGATGGATCTGCCCGATGGTGGCGCGGGGATTGAATGGGATGTGCGGGGTTGTGAGAGTTTTTCCTCAGATCCAGGTCGCTGGCTGCGGTTGCGACCAGGCGAGACCGTGCCGGGATGA
- a CDS encoding CCA tRNA nucleotidyltransferase: MHMPPEAALTDILDPSEAASTVWQRLNPGQWPLPLEALPDGTALVGGAVRDALIDRLPSCPDLDLVVTDKALELSAQLSTSFGGTVVVLDERRDIGRLVLRGWTIDIARQDGQTLVDDLQRRDYRLNAIALPLRPGGGLLDPTGGLRDLQSGRLVAVNEDNLKDDPLRLLRGLRLMAEIPLELDPETGAWIRRHRNLLGQSAPERILAELQRLVRAPHADGVLPLLDDLELLCTWADPAGQHRPIPGTRESAEMTPDERDRALPLSRLMHLLGDSGLDQLRASRQLRQRCRTLRRWVRNRPEDPDSMDEQDRYRLHCELEEDLPAFILHLPFHQRATWIQRWREPQDPLFHPAADVDGLTLQRELGIKPGPVVGHLLEHLKRERAFQRVTGRAASLQEAQRWHALHSDLL; encoded by the coding sequence ATGCACATGCCTCCTGAAGCCGCGTTGACCGACATTCTGGATCCAAGTGAGGCAGCCAGCACTGTTTGGCAACGTCTGAACCCTGGGCAATGGCCATTGCCACTGGAGGCTCTTCCAGACGGCACGGCCCTCGTCGGGGGAGCCGTTAGAGACGCTCTGATTGATCGCCTGCCCAGCTGCCCCGATCTGGATCTCGTGGTCACCGACAAGGCGCTGGAGCTCAGCGCTCAGCTGTCGACCTCGTTTGGCGGAACGGTCGTTGTACTGGACGAGCGCAGGGATATCGGTCGTCTGGTGCTTCGAGGCTGGACCATCGACATTGCCCGGCAGGACGGCCAGACCCTTGTGGATGACCTTCAGAGGCGGGACTACCGGCTCAATGCCATTGCTCTGCCGTTGCGCCCCGGAGGCGGATTGCTGGATCCCACCGGCGGCCTGCGGGATCTTCAATCGGGCCGACTTGTCGCGGTCAACGAAGACAACCTCAAAGACGATCCCCTACGGCTTTTGCGCGGGCTTCGGCTGATGGCAGAGATCCCCCTCGAGCTGGACCCAGAAACCGGAGCCTGGATTCGCCGTCACCGCAACCTTCTCGGCCAATCCGCACCAGAGCGGATCCTGGCTGAGCTGCAACGGCTGGTGCGCGCTCCTCACGCTGATGGAGTTTTGCCGCTTCTGGACGATCTAGAACTTCTGTGCACCTGGGCCGATCCCGCTGGCCAGCATCGCCCCATCCCCGGGACCAGGGAGAGCGCGGAAATGACGCCTGACGAACGAGACCGGGCCCTGCCGCTGTCTCGCCTGATGCATCTGCTCGGGGATTCTGGCCTGGACCAGCTGCGGGCCAGCCGCCAGCTGCGACAGCGCTGCCGAACACTGCGGCGCTGGGTCCGTAATCGACCTGAGGATCCGGACTCCATGGATGAGCAGGACCGCTACCGCCTGCATTGCGAGCTGGAGGAGGATCTGCCGGCCTTCATCCTCCACCTTCCCTTCCACCAGCGCGCGACCTGGATCCAGCGTTGGCGGGAGCCGCAGGATCCGTTGTTTCACCCCGCGGCCGATGTCGATGGGTTAACGCTTCAGCGTGAACTGGGCATCAAACCCGGACCGGTTGTTGGGCATCTGCTTGAGCACCTGAAACGGGAACGGGCCTTCCAACGTGTGACCGGTCGAGCGGCATCACTGCAGGAAGCGCAACGCTGGCATGCGTTGCACAGCGACCTGCTGTGA
- a CDS encoding RNA-binding protein: MSIRLYIGNLPQTFDDKELDALIKSAGDGIRFKAVLDRETGSCRGFGFANVDDPKVADAVIEQLNGKEFGGNSLRVERSERKDSNGGNRRGGPGGPLQAGRKAANKVVHSDAPAEEAPDPRWAGELSKLKDLLANQKTPV; the protein is encoded by the coding sequence ATGAGCATCCGCCTGTACATCGGCAACCTGCCACAGACCTTTGACGACAAAGAGCTGGATGCTCTGATCAAGAGCGCTGGGGATGGAATCCGCTTCAAGGCGGTTCTTGATCGTGAAACCGGAAGCTGCCGTGGATTCGGATTCGCCAACGTCGATGACCCCAAAGTGGCGGATGCCGTGATCGAGCAGCTGAACGGAAAGGAGTTCGGCGGCAATTCGCTTCGGGTGGAACGCTCCGAACGCAAGGACAGCAATGGCGGCAACCGCCGGGGAGGCCCCGGCGGCCCCCTGCAGGCTGGCCGAAAGGCGGCAAACAAGGTGGTTCACAGCGATGCTCCTGCCGAGGAAGCACCAGATCCGCGCTGGGCAGGCGAGCTCTCCAAGCTCAAGGATTTGCTGGCCAACCAGAAAACCCCTGTCTGA
- a CDS encoding phytoene synthase — translation MTLAARSLDAAFEACRRETAEWAKTFYLGTLLLPLAKRRAIWAIYVWCRRTDELMDSPEAQARPVDELADRLDRWEEQTRALFAGRVDDDLGAVMADTIERFPQDIQPYLDMIEGQRMDLTWTRYPSFEDLRLYCYRVAGTVGLMTQGVMGVDGAYTSAPWSAAPDTSDAAVALGIANQLTNILRDVGEDRGRGRIYLPQEDLQRFGYSEEDLMAGRLNAAWRELMGFQLQRAREWFARSEAGVRWLSRDARWPVWTSLRLYRGILDAIERIDYDVFNHRAYVSKLAKFADLPRSFVLAQSR, via the coding sequence ATGACCCTCGCAGCTCGATCTCTCGACGCAGCTTTCGAAGCCTGCCGTCGCGAGACCGCTGAGTGGGCCAAGACGTTCTATCTGGGAACGCTGCTGCTGCCGTTGGCCAAGCGTCGCGCCATCTGGGCGATTTACGTCTGGTGCAGGCGCACCGATGAGCTGATGGACAGCCCGGAAGCGCAGGCCCGTCCCGTCGACGAGCTTGCTGATCGCCTCGATCGCTGGGAGGAGCAGACCCGTGCACTGTTCGCCGGTCGTGTCGACGACGATCTCGGTGCGGTCATGGCTGACACGATCGAGCGTTTCCCCCAGGACATCCAGCCCTACCTCGACATGATCGAGGGGCAGCGGATGGACCTCACCTGGACCCGCTATCCCAGCTTCGAGGATCTTCGTCTGTACTGCTATCGCGTGGCAGGAACCGTGGGATTGATGACCCAGGGTGTGATGGGTGTCGATGGCGCCTACACATCCGCCCCCTGGAGTGCGGCGCCGGACACCTCCGATGCTGCTGTGGCTCTGGGCATCGCCAACCAGCTCACCAACATCCTCAGGGATGTGGGCGAAGACCGAGGTCGTGGCCGTATCTACCTCCCACAGGAAGATCTCCAACGCTTCGGGTACAGCGAGGAGGACCTGATGGCAGGCCGCCTGAACGCAGCCTGGCGCGAGCTGATGGGTTTCCAGCTGCAGCGCGCCCGCGAATGGTTTGCCCGCTCGGAAGCAGGGGTGCGCTGGTTGTCCAGGGACGCTCGCTGGCCTGTCTGGACCTCACTCAGGTTGTATCGCGGAATTCTCGATGCAATTGAGCGGATTGATTACGACGTCTTCAACCACAGGGCCTACGTCAGCAAACTGGCGAAATTTGCTGACCTTCCCCGCTCCTTCGTGCTGGCCCAGTCCCGCTGA
- the pds gene encoding 15-cis-phytoene desaturase: MRVVIAGAGLAGLSCAKYLADAGHTPIVVEARNVLGGKVAAWKDEDGDWYETGLHIFFGAYPNMLQLFKELDIEDRLQWKSHSMIFNQPEEPGTYSRFDFPDLPAPVNGVAAILGNNDMLTWPEKISFGLGLVPAMLRGQGYVEECDKYSWTEWLRIHNIPERVNDEVFIAMSKALNFIDPDEISATVVLTALNRFLQEKNGSQMAFLDGAPPERLCQPMVEHVVSLGGEVHLDSPLREIKLNPDGSVAAFHIGGVKGKESFDLTADAYVSALPVDPFKLLLPEPWRQMEVFQKLDGLRGVPVINLHLWFDRKLTDIDHLLFSRSPLLSVYADMSITCREYEDPDKSMLELVFAPAKDWIGRPDDEIIEATMGELKKLFPMHFSGDNPATLRKFKVVKTPLSVYKTTPGCQQLRPDQTTPIRNFFLAGDYTMQRYLASMEGAVLSGKLCAQAVDRQRDQLPSSTPVKEPVAA, encoded by the coding sequence ATGCGCGTCGTCATTGCCGGAGCCGGTCTTGCAGGTCTTTCCTGCGCCAAGTACCTCGCTGATGCAGGACATACGCCAATCGTGGTGGAGGCCCGCAATGTCCTTGGCGGGAAGGTTGCAGCCTGGAAGGACGAAGACGGCGACTGGTATGAAACCGGTCTGCACATTTTCTTCGGGGCTTATCCGAACATGCTGCAGCTGTTCAAGGAGCTGGACATCGAAGACCGGCTGCAGTGGAAGAGCCATTCGATGATTTTCAACCAGCCTGAGGAGCCCGGCACCTACAGCCGTTTTGATTTCCCCGATCTGCCGGCACCGGTGAATGGAGTGGCGGCGATTCTGGGCAACAACGACATGCTCACCTGGCCGGAGAAGATCAGCTTCGGCCTGGGACTGGTCCCCGCGATGCTTCGAGGCCAGGGCTACGTCGAAGAGTGCGACAAATACTCCTGGACCGAGTGGTTGCGGATCCACAACATTCCAGAGCGCGTCAACGATGAGGTGTTCATCGCCATGAGCAAGGCGCTGAATTTCATCGATCCCGACGAAATCTCAGCCACCGTGGTGCTGACAGCTCTGAACCGTTTCCTCCAGGAAAAGAACGGCTCACAGATGGCCTTCTTGGATGGGGCCCCGCCGGAGCGACTCTGCCAGCCGATGGTGGAGCACGTCGTGTCGCTGGGGGGGGAAGTTCACCTCGACAGCCCGTTGCGGGAGATCAAACTCAATCCAGATGGCTCTGTTGCCGCTTTCCACATCGGAGGCGTGAAGGGCAAGGAGAGCTTCGACCTGACAGCCGATGCCTACGTCAGTGCTCTGCCGGTGGATCCTTTCAAGCTGCTCCTCCCGGAGCCGTGGAGGCAGATGGAGGTGTTCCAGAAGCTGGACGGGCTCCGTGGTGTGCCCGTGATCAACCTGCACCTTTGGTTCGACCGCAAACTCACCGATATCGACCACCTGCTGTTCAGTCGCTCGCCGCTTCTCAGCGTCTACGCCGACATGAGCATCACCTGCAGGGAGTATGAAGACCCCGACAAGTCGATGCTCGAGCTGGTGTTTGCTCCAGCGAAGGACTGGATCGGTCGTCCCGACGACGAGATCATCGAGGCCACGATGGGTGAGCTCAAGAAGTTGTTCCCGATGCACTTCAGTGGCGACAACCCCGCCACCCTGCGCAAGTTCAAGGTTGTGAAAACGCCGTTGTCCGTCTACAAGACGACCCCTGGTTGTCAGCAGTTGCGCCCGGATCAGACCACCCCGATCAGGAATTTCTTCCTGGCGGGTGACTACACGATGCAGCGCTACCTGGCCTCTATGGAAGGCGCCGTGCTCAGCGGCAAGCTCTGCGCTCAGGCGGTGGACCGGCAGCGCGATCAGCTGCCATCATCGACCCCAGTCAAAGAGCCGGTTGCGGCCTGA